A stretch of DNA from Methanobacterium sp. Maddingley MBC34:
TCCAGTTCATCTGCATCTGGTACGTAGTATACTTCGTATTCGTTTAGTACGTTGAATCCACACTCTTTAAGATCACGGGACAGGGTTTCTGGAGCTCCACCTTTTCCTCCCATGGATCCAAAAGTTAGTGCCAGGCGTTCCCTTCTGGTTCTGTTGAATTTTAATCCACGCAGGTAGTATATCAGGTCACCCACACTGGGGTATGGTTCATCGTAGATGGTAGGGGCCCCTAGTGCTATGGCTTTACTTTCCAGGATGTCCTTCACGATTTCGCTTCTTTCATCCTCGTGGAGGAAATACATTTTAACATCCACTCCCTCACTCATGACTCCTTCGGCAACTGCGTGGGCCATTTTCTGGGTGGACTGGTGCATGGTGTCGTAGATGATGGTAATCTTGTCAGGGCATTCTCCAGTGGCCCAGG
This window harbors:
- a CDS encoding putative flavoprotein (PFAM: Flavodoxin_SP), with protein sequence MMDGTQKFYANLITPLSKLVLKKFQEVTDLGLLEQIKMIAPAHGQIWTDPMKVIGAYSTWATGECPDKITIIYDTMHQSTQKMAHAVAEGVMSEGVDVKMYFLHEDERSEIVKDILESKAIALGAPTIYDEPYPSVGDLIYYLRGLKFNRTRRERLALTFGSMGGKGGAPETLSRDLKECGFNVLNEYEVYYVPDADELEKCFEAGKKLAQEIKTA